From a region of the Arvicanthis niloticus isolate mArvNil1 chromosome 6, mArvNil1.pat.X, whole genome shotgun sequence genome:
- the Fndc9 gene encoding fibronectin type III domain-containing protein 9 produces MNIEVGNVSYTGAIISWSSSEPCLEDYYRIMYRPNWNSIFSGYLRYSFHHEEKVPRTITSVTLEHLAPSTLYFLCISCKKAAFPYSHYCTMFHTLDKSPLAAGGSLVDPQISLWVLMAILLACFTAVLAFICLQFWCIRCHEPRWSYRAGHMEEANGLVRWPEEIPALGQREEDLQGFPLEELPRKNSGARAEAEPEAEASQGVLDVVVLAREVGDQPAILPHYRE; encoded by the coding sequence ATGAACATTGAGGTTGGGAACGTGTCTTATACAGGAGCCATCATCTCCTGGTCCTCCTCGGAGCCCTGCTTGGAGGACTATTACCGTATTATGTACAGGCCCAACTGGAACAGCATCTTCTCTGGCTATCTGCGCTATAGCTTCCATCACGAGGAGAAGGTGCCTCGAACCATCACCTCCGTGACATTGGAACACCTTGCTCCTTCCACTCTCTActtcctctgcatcagctgcAAGAAGGCTGCTTTCCCATACAGTCACTACTGTACCATGTTCCACACCCTGGATAAGAGTCCGCTGGCTGCTGGGGGCTCCCTGGTGGACCCCCAAATTTCTCTTTGGGTGCTGATGGCCATCCTGCTGGCCTGCTTCACTGCTGTGCTGGCTTTCATTTGCCTCCAGTTCTGGTGCATCCGTTGTCACGAACCTCGGTGGTCTTACAGAGCTGGCCACATGGAGGAAGCCAATGGGTTGGTAAGATGGCCCGAAGAGATCCCAGCTCTTGGTCAGAGGGAAGAAGACCTGCAGGGGTTCCCCCTGGAGGAACTGCCACGCAAGAACTCTGGGGCCAGAGCTGAAGCTGAACCAGAAGCTGAAGCCAGCCAAGGTGTCTTAGATGTGGTGGTCTTAGCTAGAGAGGTTGGTGACCAACCAGCCATACTGCCTCACTATAGGGAGTGA